A region from the Spea bombifrons isolate aSpeBom1 chromosome 7, aSpeBom1.2.pri, whole genome shotgun sequence genome encodes:
- the LOC128501195 gene encoding microfibril-associated glycoprotein 4-like: MTAPAWLRRLALLLIVCGSAWSEVSRGDAEDDKEGEAYPADCDDWYSMGSDASGVYVIYPAGPQSAVPVYCDMTTDDGKWTVIQKRFNGSLTFFRGWADYKLGFGRADGEYWFGLQNIYLLTLRRKYELRVDLGDFENNTASAKYSDFALSPNAINPEEDGYTFFVEGFVDGGAGDALSYHNGMKFSTLDRDQDTYPQNCAALSSGGFWFKSCHQANLNGPYLGGVHLSYASGVIWSPWKGFYYSLKSTEMKIRRV; the protein is encoded by the exons ATGACG GCTCCCGCGTGGCTCCGCCGTTTGGCTCTCCTGCTCATCGTCTGCGGCTCCGCGTGGAGTGAGGTTTCCAGGGGAGACGCGGAAGACG ATAAGGAGGGCGAGGCGTACCCCGCAGACTGCGACGACTGGTACTCCATGGGATCGGACGCCAGCGGGGTTTACGTCATCTACCCAGCCGGACCACAAAGCGCCGTGCCGGTGTACTGCGACATGACTACTGACGACGGCAAGTGGACC GTGATCCAGAAGAGGTTCAACGGCTCCCTGACGTTTTTCCGCGGCTGGGCGGATTACAAGCTGGGCTTCGGCCGCGCCGACGGGGAGTACTGGTTCG GGCTGCAAAACATTTACCTCCTGACCCTGAGGAGGAAATACGAGCTGCGGGTCGACCTCGGGGACTTCGAGAATAACACGGCCTCTGCCAAATACAGCGACTTCGCCCTCTCCCCGAACGCCATCAACCCCGAGGAGGACGGATACACCTTCTTCGTAGAGGGATTCGTCGATGGCGGAGCAG GCGATGCTCTTTCCTATCACAACGGGATGAAGTTTTCCACCCTGGACAGAGACCAAGACACGTACCCCCAGAACTGCGCAGCCCTGTCGTCTGGCGGCTTCTGGTTTAAATCCTGCCATCAGGCCAACCTGAACGGGCCGTACCTGGGTGGTGTCCACCTGTCATACGCCAGCGGCGTCATCTGGTCGCCCTGGAAGGGTTTCTACTACTCTCTGAAGTCAACGGAAATGAAGATTCGCCGAGTGTGA
- the LOC128502290 gene encoding microfibril-associated glycoprotein 4-like — protein sequence MRRDSDQSRQTGTDFWGQSLEVVVPVPGSCFNGTEHKNESIKLSGKRRGSELVHQPQADRGGSTHNAEPRTVLQSRVHRMQSLELHYRARLHHPHPSLARASRNIPLILIVSINDVSAVTGGFQPQSPDSEETPFGLRALKLGGLSRQRQPLYGDNKRGTQNVSILVLCLLCHVLPISGNPANQLPGSPRDSLGHRHSTNGGGFPLDCQDVWERGFHVDGEYLIYLQGPRHPLPVYCDMTTNGTAWTVLQKRFNGSMDFNRDWKNYLNGFGNADGEYWLGLQNVYRLAMLGDYELRVELEDFEGRRVSAQYSDFSLSRHALNPDSDGYRLHVAGFTDEGAGDALTFHVGQSFSTYDRDRDGDIQNCAEYWGGGFWYHGGGCSHAALNARYLSPRAAVAPSFSWNTWIDFPQSLKGSQMKMRRRNPRSSNGGRS from the exons ATGCGTCGGGACTCAGATCAATCACGACAAACAGGCACAGATTTCTGGGGTCAGTCCCTAGAAGTCGTGGTTCCTGTCCCCGGATCCTGCTTTAATGGCACAGAACACAAAAACGAATCCATCAAGCTGTCAGGAAAAAGAAGGGGTTCCGAGCTCGTCCATCAGCCTCAGGCAGATAGGGGTGGGAGTACACACAATGCAGAGCCTAGAACCGTGTTGCAGAGCCGGGTGCACAGAATGCAGAGCCTAGAACTGCATTACAGAGCCAG GCTCCATCACCCCCATCCCAGCCTGGCGAGAGCGTCACGGAACATCCCGCTAATCCTAATCGTATCAATAAATGACGTTTCTGCCGTAACGGGGGGTTTTCAGCCACAATCCCCGGATTCGGAGGAAACCCCCTTCGGTCTCCGCGCCCTGAAACTCGGGGGACTTTCCCGCCAACGCCAGCCGCTCTACGGGGACAAtaaaagaggaacacaaaacGTCTCG ATCCTCGTGCTGTGCCTGCTCTGCCACGTTCTCCCGATCTCCGGGAATCCGGCCAATCAGTTACCAGGAAGCCCTCGCGATTCATTGG GCCACCGGCACAGCACCAACGGCGGGGGGTTTCCTCTTGACTGCCAGGATGTTTGGGAGAGAGGCTTCCACGTGGATGGCGAGTACCTCATATACCTGCAGGGGCCCCGGCACCCTCTGCCCGTCTACTGCGATATGACAACCAATGGGACGGCTTGGACG GTCTTACAGAAGCGGTTTAACGGCTCCATGGACTTTAACCGAGACTGGAAGAATTACCTCAACGGGTTCGGAAACGCAGACGGGGAGTATTGGCTGG GTCTGCAGAACGTTTACCGCCTGGCGATGCTCGGGGACTATGAGCTCCGCGTGGAGTTGGAGGATTTCGAGGGCCGCAGAGTCTCCGCTCAGTACAGCGACTTCAGCCTCTCGCGTCACGCCTTAAACCCGGACAGCGACGGGTACCGGCTCCACGTCGCGGGGTTCACCGACGAGGGGGCAG gAGACGCGCTCACCTTCCACGTCGGGCAGAGCTTCTCCACCTACGACCGAGACCGAGACGGCGACATCCAGAACTGCGCAGAATACTGGGGCGGCGGCTTCTGGTACCACGGCGGGGGCTGCAGCCACGCCGCCCTCAACGCCCGCTACCTGTCGCCCCGCGCCGCCGTGGCCCCCAGCTTCTCCTGGAACACCTGGATAGACTTCCCTCAATCGCTGAAGGGAAGCCAAATGAAGATGCGGAGAAGGAATCCGCGCTCCAGCAACGGCGGCCGATCTTAA
- the LOC128501153 gene encoding RING finger protein 112-like, with amino-acid sequence MEPQRDRGRDSGYPMPSETTTRKRQARGKSTRRLGVQPPREAGVHPLAEEIACSVCLHDLQDPVSIACGHTYCRACISKHWAGFSSQGFLCPECKATCPGQRMVPNYRLASLISKIRQGAEDNTQADTRGSPGVWPPDYPVRLVCRAGDGTLILNESGARDCFQSPGVSDCPAVLLSVIGEKRRGKSFLMNYIIRALRSQERGEEFTMGSDEDPLHGFDWRTGADSITQGLWMWSRPFILSHKETKIAVYVMDTEGSLDLVGDRETCVKLCALSMRLTSHLIFNVASSLKETEMDCMETYMHMGEEYRPRQLQCLDILIRDWHGTDSGRGAARGYIAGVIEKLEKQRIYPKVLLGLKSRDTRCFLLPHPGKRITAEGRGALADMDADFRRELRSYVGTVVERIRGRIGADAQGEEVLSRDLVPRLQEFVELLNQQKFGFSSPLEMFYAVKKQKDFQMILDEFQDFLGKQPFYRLTPTMRKLVAVKRTELVARFGGSSPDSGPHGETLVAELESRLLEMQEKFCSEHTKRLTGSALMAVSAGYGAYGMAAGMAARGAAMAAEPVMAAGGRVLASDVVAGAASLVQAGLAGLVGRFLR; translated from the exons ATGGAACCCCAGAGGGACAGAGGGCGAGACAGCGGGTACCCAATGCCCAGCGAGACCACCACAAGGAAACGGCAGGCCCGGGGCAAGAGCACCCGGCGTCTCGG tgtgcAGCCGCCGCGGGAAGCGGGTGTCCATCCCCTGGCGGAGGAGATCGCGTGTTCCGTGTGCCTCCATGACCTGCAGGACCCGGTGAGTATCGCCTGCGGACATACCTACTGCCGGGCCTGCATCTCCAAACACTGGGCCGGCTTCTCATCGCAGGGGTTCCTGTGTCCGGAGTGCAAGGCCACCTGCCCCGGGCAGCGGATGGTTCCCAACTACCGCCTGGCAAGTCTGATCTCCAAAATCCGTCAAGGAGCAGAAGACAACACCCAGGCCGATACCAGG GGCAGTCCGGGGGTCTGGCCCCCCGATTACCCCGTACGGCTGGTCTGTAGGGCTGGCGACGGCACTTTGATCCTTAACGAAAGTGGCGCCCGTGACTGTTTCCAGAGCCCCGGGGTATCGGATTGCCCCGCCGTCCTGCTGTCTGTGATCGGAGAGAAACGCCGGGGCAAATCCTTCCTCATGAATTATATCATCCGGGCGCTGAGAAGCCAG GAGAGGGGCGAGGAGTTTACCATGGGGAGCGACGAGGACCCCTTGCATGGATTTGATTGGAGGACGGGGGCCGACAGCATCACCCAGGGGCTGTGGATGTGGAGCAGACCTTTCATCCTGAGCCACAAGGAGACGAAG ATCGCCGTCTACGTCATGGACACGGAGGGTTCCCTGGATTTGGTCGGTGACCGGGAGACGTGCGTTAAACTGTGCGCCCTGTCCATGCGCCTCACCTCTCACCTG ATTTTTAACGTGGCCTCAAGTCTGAAAGAGACAGAAATGGACTGTATGGAG ACGTACATGCACATGGGCGAGGAGTACAGACCCCGGCAATTACAG TGTCTGGACATCCTGATCCGTGACTGGCATGGCACCGACAGCGGCCGAGGCGCGGCTCGCGGCTACATCGCCGGGGTAATCGAG AAACTAGAAAAGCAGAGAATTTACCCCAAGGTTTTACTGGGCCTGAAATCCCGGGACACGCGCTGCTTCCTCCTGCCTCACCCCGGCAAACGGATAACCGCGGAGGGCCGGGGGGCGCTGGCAG ACATGGACGCCGACTTCCGGCGGGAGCTGAGGAGCTACGTCGGCACGGTGGTGGAGCGAATACGTGGCCGAATCGGAGCCGACGCACAGGGGGAGGAGGTCCTCTCCCGAGATCTCGTCCCGAGGCTTCAG GAGTTCGTTGAGTTGCTGAATCAGCAGAAATTTGGATTCTCGTCCCCCTTGGAG ATGTTTTatgctgtaaaaaaacaaaaggatttCCAAATGATTTTGGATGAATTTCAGGATTTCCTTGGAAAACAG CCTTTCTATCGTTTGACTCCCACAATGAGGAAGCTTGTGGCTGTAAAGCGCACCGAGCTCGTGGCGAGGTTCGGGGGCTCCTCGCCGGACAGCGGACCCCACGGCGAGACCCTCGTGGCGGAGCTGGAGTCCCGACTTCTCGAGATGCAGGAGAAGTTCTGCAGCGAACACACCAAGCGCCTGACCGGCAGCGCCCTCATGGCCGTGAGCGCGGGGTACGGAGCGTACGGCATGGCGGCTGGTATGGCGGCCAGAGGGGCAGCGATGGCGGCGGAGCCGGTGATGGCGGCCGGTGGGAGGGTGCTGGCCTCGGATGTGGTGGCCGGAGCCGCATCTTTAGTGCAGGCCGGCCTCGCGGGCCTCGTGGGGAGGTTCCTGAGATAA
- the LOC128501158 gene encoding zinc-binding protein A33-like isoform X4, with the protein MASSPPAPLPLLPSLSCALCRDVPRDPVTLACGHCLCRGCLERAWRGQENYPTCPKCRPAQVQPPDGVQRGACAEHGEKLQFYSPQEGRMLCTRCPGSAEQHAAHALVPIQEAVGGYKDELISAIAPLESRLKELQQMQCAQEQMIAQHRGNLLSTKHQVSVEFEKLHQFLREREERLLRELQQEGDLILAEMEESLSKIKQNCQGILQTISTTQPRLYEQDPISFLTDIKSCMEICYSGYRDGFPAQNVVAPRDFGYGGVKDLIQYTAWKDMKSYISPALPNIIMDPSTAHLNLILSDDLTSVRYSDTKQSLPENPRRFDYCCCVLGTEGFSSGRHYWAVEVGNKTKWNLGVAKESVNRRGGITLSPENGFWILWLRNGHEFKALDVPYRALTLRSKPQRVGILLDHEGGLLSFYNADDMSHIYTFVTSFTETVYPYFCPCLNDSGKNGGPLKVLHHIP; encoded by the exons ATGGCGTCCAGTCCTCCAGCCCCTCTGCCCCTGCTGCCGTCGCTGAGCTGCGCTCTGTGCCGTGATGTGCCCCGGGACCCGGTCACCCTGGCGTGTGGTCACTGCCTGTGCAGGGGGTGCTTGGAGAGGGCGTGGAGAGGCCAGGAGAACTACCCCACCTGCCCCAAGTGCCGGCCGGCCCAAGTGCAGCCCCCCGACGGGGTCCAGAGGGGTGCGTGCGCAGAACACggagagaagctgcagttctACTCCCCGCAGGAGGGCAGAATGCTGTGCACCCGATGCCCGGGGTCGGCGGAGCAGCACGCCGCGCACGCGCTGGTCCCCATACAGGAGGCTGTGGGAGGCTACAAG GACGAGCTGATCTCCGCCATCGCTCCGCTGGAGTCCCGCCTGAAAGAGCTGCAGCAGATGCAGTGCGCGCAGGAACAGATGATCGCGCAGCACCGG GGCAACCTGCTGAGCACCAAGCACCAGGTCAGCGTGGAGTTTGAGAAGCTGCACCAGTTCCTGCGCGAGAGGGAGGAGCGGCTGCTGCGGGAGCTTCAGCAGGAGGGAGACCTCATCCTGGCCGAGATGGAGGAGAGTCTGAGCAAAATCAAGCAGAACTGCCAGGGGATCCTGCAGACCATCAGCACCACGCAGCCCCGGCTCTACGAGCAGGACCCCATCTCCTTCCTCACC gATATCAAGTCTTGTATGGAGAT ATGCTACAGTGGATACAGGGATGGCTTCCCAGCGCAGAACGTCGTGGCTCCCAGAGATTTCGGGTACGGCGGCGTGAAGGATCTGATTCAATACACGGCGTGGAAAGATATGAAGTCTTACATCAGCCCAG CCCTGCCCAACATAATCATGGATCCCAGCACCGCCCACCTTAACCTCATCCTGTCCGATGACCTCACGTCTGTCAGATACAGCGACACCAAGCAGTCTCTGCCCGAGAACCCGCGCCGCTTCGACTACTGCTGCTGCGTCCTGGGCACCGAGGGCTTCTCCTCCGGCCGCCACTACTGGGCCGTGGAAGTTGGAAACAAGACCAAGTGGAACCTCGGCGTGGCCAAGGAGTCGGTGAACAGGCGCGGCGGCATCACCCTGTCCCCGGAGAACGGCTTCTGGATCCTGTGGCTGAGGAACGGACACGAGTTCAAGGCTCTGGACGTGCCGTACCGGGCCCTCACCCTGCGGAGCAAACCCCAGAGGGTGGGGATCCTGCTGGACCACGAAGGGGGCCTGCTGTCCTTCTACAACGCCGACGACATGTCCCACATCTACACCTTCGTGAcctccttcaccgagaccgtCTACCCCTACTTCTGCCCCTGCCTCAACGACTCCGGGAAGAACGGGGGCCCCTTGAAAGTCCTGCACCACATCCCTTAA
- the LOC128501158 gene encoding zinc-binding protein A33-like isoform X2 produces MCGMPRVSYTLSCVLVGTAPAPGVSGSRYTTVSAPLSRTDRYGGVWQSELPPMASSPPAPLPLLPSLSCALCRDVPRDPVTLACGHCLCRGCLERAWRGQENYPTCPKCRPAQVQPPDGVQRGACAEHGEKLQFYSPQEGRMLCTRCPGSAEQHAAHALVPIQEAVGGYKDELISAIAPLESRLKELQQMQCAQEQMIAQHRGNLLSTKHQVSVEFEKLHQFLREREERLLRELQQEGDLILAEMEESLSKIKQNCQGILQTISTTQPRLYEQDPISFLTDIKSCMEICYSGYRDGFPAQNVVAPRDFGYGGVKDLIQYTAWKDMKSYISPALPNIIMDPSTAHLNLILSDDLTSVRYSDTKQSLPENPRRFDYCCCVLGTEGFSSGRHYWAVEVGNKTKWNLGVAKESVNRRGGITLSPENGFWILWLRNGHEFKALDVPYRALTLRSKPQRVGILLDHEGGLLSFYNADDMSHIYTFVTSFTETVYPYFCPCLNDSGKNGGPLKVLHHIP; encoded by the exons ATGTGCGGGATGCCGAgggtctcttacactttgtccTGTGTGCTTGTAGGTACTGCCCCGGCCCCCGGGGTATCAGGAAGCCGATACACAACAGTTTCAGCGCCCCTTTCAAGAACTGATCGATATGGAGGG GTGTGGCAGTCCGAGTTGCCCCCCATGGCGTCCAGTCCTCCAGCCCCTCTGCCCCTGCTGCCGTCGCTGAGCTGCGCTCTGTGCCGTGATGTGCCCCGGGACCCGGTCACCCTGGCGTGTGGTCACTGCCTGTGCAGGGGGTGCTTGGAGAGGGCGTGGAGAGGCCAGGAGAACTACCCCACCTGCCCCAAGTGCCGGCCGGCCCAAGTGCAGCCCCCCGACGGGGTCCAGAGGGGTGCGTGCGCAGAACACggagagaagctgcagttctACTCCCCGCAGGAGGGCAGAATGCTGTGCACCCGATGCCCGGGGTCGGCGGAGCAGCACGCCGCGCACGCGCTGGTCCCCATACAGGAGGCTGTGGGAGGCTACAAG GACGAGCTGATCTCCGCCATCGCTCCGCTGGAGTCCCGCCTGAAAGAGCTGCAGCAGATGCAGTGCGCGCAGGAACAGATGATCGCGCAGCACCGG GGCAACCTGCTGAGCACCAAGCACCAGGTCAGCGTGGAGTTTGAGAAGCTGCACCAGTTCCTGCGCGAGAGGGAGGAGCGGCTGCTGCGGGAGCTTCAGCAGGAGGGAGACCTCATCCTGGCCGAGATGGAGGAGAGTCTGAGCAAAATCAAGCAGAACTGCCAGGGGATCCTGCAGACCATCAGCACCACGCAGCCCCGGCTCTACGAGCAGGACCCCATCTCCTTCCTCACC gATATCAAGTCTTGTATGGAGAT ATGCTACAGTGGATACAGGGATGGCTTCCCAGCGCAGAACGTCGTGGCTCCCAGAGATTTCGGGTACGGCGGCGTGAAGGATCTGATTCAATACACGGCGTGGAAAGATATGAAGTCTTACATCAGCCCAG CCCTGCCCAACATAATCATGGATCCCAGCACCGCCCACCTTAACCTCATCCTGTCCGATGACCTCACGTCTGTCAGATACAGCGACACCAAGCAGTCTCTGCCCGAGAACCCGCGCCGCTTCGACTACTGCTGCTGCGTCCTGGGCACCGAGGGCTTCTCCTCCGGCCGCCACTACTGGGCCGTGGAAGTTGGAAACAAGACCAAGTGGAACCTCGGCGTGGCCAAGGAGTCGGTGAACAGGCGCGGCGGCATCACCCTGTCCCCGGAGAACGGCTTCTGGATCCTGTGGCTGAGGAACGGACACGAGTTCAAGGCTCTGGACGTGCCGTACCGGGCCCTCACCCTGCGGAGCAAACCCCAGAGGGTGGGGATCCTGCTGGACCACGAAGGGGGCCTGCTGTCCTTCTACAACGCCGACGACATGTCCCACATCTACACCTTCGTGAcctccttcaccgagaccgtCTACCCCTACTTCTGCCCCTGCCTCAACGACTCCGGGAAGAACGGGGGCCCCTTGAAAGTCCTGCACCACATCCCTTAA
- the LOC128501158 gene encoding zinc-binding protein A33-like isoform X1: MIATQEWNANESRLHSLGRTSSVLPRPPGYQEADTQQFQRPFQELIDMEGQVWQSELPPMASSPPAPLPLLPSLSCALCRDVPRDPVTLACGHCLCRGCLERAWRGQENYPTCPKCRPAQVQPPDGVQRGACAEHGEKLQFYSPQEGRMLCTRCPGSAEQHAAHALVPIQEAVGGYKDELISAIAPLESRLKELQQMQCAQEQMIAQHRGNLLSTKHQVSVEFEKLHQFLREREERLLRELQQEGDLILAEMEESLSKIKQNCQGILQTISTTQPRLYEQDPISFLTDIKSCMEICYSGYRDGFPAQNVVAPRDFGYGGVKDLIQYTAWKDMKSYISPALPNIIMDPSTAHLNLILSDDLTSVRYSDTKQSLPENPRRFDYCCCVLGTEGFSSGRHYWAVEVGNKTKWNLGVAKESVNRRGGITLSPENGFWILWLRNGHEFKALDVPYRALTLRSKPQRVGILLDHEGGLLSFYNADDMSHIYTFVTSFTETVYPYFCPCLNDSGKNGGPLKVLHHIP, from the exons ATGATTGCCACACAGGAATGGAATGCTAACGAGAGCCGGCTTCACTCACTGGGGAGGACAagctct GTACTGCCCCGGCCCCCGGGGTATCAGGAAGCCGATACACAACAGTTTCAGCGCCCCTTTCAAGAACTGATCGATATGGAGGG ACAGGTGTGGCAGTCCGAGTTGCCCCCCATGGCGTCCAGTCCTCCAGCCCCTCTGCCCCTGCTGCCGTCGCTGAGCTGCGCTCTGTGCCGTGATGTGCCCCGGGACCCGGTCACCCTGGCGTGTGGTCACTGCCTGTGCAGGGGGTGCTTGGAGAGGGCGTGGAGAGGCCAGGAGAACTACCCCACCTGCCCCAAGTGCCGGCCGGCCCAAGTGCAGCCCCCCGACGGGGTCCAGAGGGGTGCGTGCGCAGAACACggagagaagctgcagttctACTCCCCGCAGGAGGGCAGAATGCTGTGCACCCGATGCCCGGGGTCGGCGGAGCAGCACGCCGCGCACGCGCTGGTCCCCATACAGGAGGCTGTGGGAGGCTACAAG GACGAGCTGATCTCCGCCATCGCTCCGCTGGAGTCCCGCCTGAAAGAGCTGCAGCAGATGCAGTGCGCGCAGGAACAGATGATCGCGCAGCACCGG GGCAACCTGCTGAGCACCAAGCACCAGGTCAGCGTGGAGTTTGAGAAGCTGCACCAGTTCCTGCGCGAGAGGGAGGAGCGGCTGCTGCGGGAGCTTCAGCAGGAGGGAGACCTCATCCTGGCCGAGATGGAGGAGAGTCTGAGCAAAATCAAGCAGAACTGCCAGGGGATCCTGCAGACCATCAGCACCACGCAGCCCCGGCTCTACGAGCAGGACCCCATCTCCTTCCTCACC gATATCAAGTCTTGTATGGAGAT ATGCTACAGTGGATACAGGGATGGCTTCCCAGCGCAGAACGTCGTGGCTCCCAGAGATTTCGGGTACGGCGGCGTGAAGGATCTGATTCAATACACGGCGTGGAAAGATATGAAGTCTTACATCAGCCCAG CCCTGCCCAACATAATCATGGATCCCAGCACCGCCCACCTTAACCTCATCCTGTCCGATGACCTCACGTCTGTCAGATACAGCGACACCAAGCAGTCTCTGCCCGAGAACCCGCGCCGCTTCGACTACTGCTGCTGCGTCCTGGGCACCGAGGGCTTCTCCTCCGGCCGCCACTACTGGGCCGTGGAAGTTGGAAACAAGACCAAGTGGAACCTCGGCGTGGCCAAGGAGTCGGTGAACAGGCGCGGCGGCATCACCCTGTCCCCGGAGAACGGCTTCTGGATCCTGTGGCTGAGGAACGGACACGAGTTCAAGGCTCTGGACGTGCCGTACCGGGCCCTCACCCTGCGGAGCAAACCCCAGAGGGTGGGGATCCTGCTGGACCACGAAGGGGGCCTGCTGTCCTTCTACAACGCCGACGACATGTCCCACATCTACACCTTCGTGAcctccttcaccgagaccgtCTACCCCTACTTCTGCCCCTGCCTCAACGACTCCGGGAAGAACGGGGGCCCCTTGAAAGTCCTGCACCACATCCCTTAA
- the LOC128501158 gene encoding zinc-binding protein A33-like isoform X3, translated as MLTRAGFTHWGGQALCTAPAPGVSGSRYTTVSAPLSRTDRYGGVWQSELPPMASSPPAPLPLLPSLSCALCRDVPRDPVTLACGHCLCRGCLERAWRGQENYPTCPKCRPAQVQPPDGVQRGACAEHGEKLQFYSPQEGRMLCTRCPGSAEQHAAHALVPIQEAVGGYKDELISAIAPLESRLKELQQMQCAQEQMIAQHRGNLLSTKHQVSVEFEKLHQFLREREERLLRELQQEGDLILAEMEESLSKIKQNCQGILQTISTTQPRLYEQDPISFLTDIKSCMEICYSGYRDGFPAQNVVAPRDFGYGGVKDLIQYTAWKDMKSYISPALPNIIMDPSTAHLNLILSDDLTSVRYSDTKQSLPENPRRFDYCCCVLGTEGFSSGRHYWAVEVGNKTKWNLGVAKESVNRRGGITLSPENGFWILWLRNGHEFKALDVPYRALTLRSKPQRVGILLDHEGGLLSFYNADDMSHIYTFVTSFTETVYPYFCPCLNDSGKNGGPLKVLHHIP; from the exons ATGCTAACGAGAGCCGGCTTCACTCACTGGGGAGGACAagctctgt GTACTGCCCCGGCCCCCGGGGTATCAGGAAGCCGATACACAACAGTTTCAGCGCCCCTTTCAAGAACTGATCGATATGGAGGG GTGTGGCAGTCCGAGTTGCCCCCCATGGCGTCCAGTCCTCCAGCCCCTCTGCCCCTGCTGCCGTCGCTGAGCTGCGCTCTGTGCCGTGATGTGCCCCGGGACCCGGTCACCCTGGCGTGTGGTCACTGCCTGTGCAGGGGGTGCTTGGAGAGGGCGTGGAGAGGCCAGGAGAACTACCCCACCTGCCCCAAGTGCCGGCCGGCCCAAGTGCAGCCCCCCGACGGGGTCCAGAGGGGTGCGTGCGCAGAACACggagagaagctgcagttctACTCCCCGCAGGAGGGCAGAATGCTGTGCACCCGATGCCCGGGGTCGGCGGAGCAGCACGCCGCGCACGCGCTGGTCCCCATACAGGAGGCTGTGGGAGGCTACAAG GACGAGCTGATCTCCGCCATCGCTCCGCTGGAGTCCCGCCTGAAAGAGCTGCAGCAGATGCAGTGCGCGCAGGAACAGATGATCGCGCAGCACCGG GGCAACCTGCTGAGCACCAAGCACCAGGTCAGCGTGGAGTTTGAGAAGCTGCACCAGTTCCTGCGCGAGAGGGAGGAGCGGCTGCTGCGGGAGCTTCAGCAGGAGGGAGACCTCATCCTGGCCGAGATGGAGGAGAGTCTGAGCAAAATCAAGCAGAACTGCCAGGGGATCCTGCAGACCATCAGCACCACGCAGCCCCGGCTCTACGAGCAGGACCCCATCTCCTTCCTCACC gATATCAAGTCTTGTATGGAGAT ATGCTACAGTGGATACAGGGATGGCTTCCCAGCGCAGAACGTCGTGGCTCCCAGAGATTTCGGGTACGGCGGCGTGAAGGATCTGATTCAATACACGGCGTGGAAAGATATGAAGTCTTACATCAGCCCAG CCCTGCCCAACATAATCATGGATCCCAGCACCGCCCACCTTAACCTCATCCTGTCCGATGACCTCACGTCTGTCAGATACAGCGACACCAAGCAGTCTCTGCCCGAGAACCCGCGCCGCTTCGACTACTGCTGCTGCGTCCTGGGCACCGAGGGCTTCTCCTCCGGCCGCCACTACTGGGCCGTGGAAGTTGGAAACAAGACCAAGTGGAACCTCGGCGTGGCCAAGGAGTCGGTGAACAGGCGCGGCGGCATCACCCTGTCCCCGGAGAACGGCTTCTGGATCCTGTGGCTGAGGAACGGACACGAGTTCAAGGCTCTGGACGTGCCGTACCGGGCCCTCACCCTGCGGAGCAAACCCCAGAGGGTGGGGATCCTGCTGGACCACGAAGGGGGCCTGCTGTCCTTCTACAACGCCGACGACATGTCCCACATCTACACCTTCGTGAcctccttcaccgagaccgtCTACCCCTACTTCTGCCCCTGCCTCAACGACTCCGGGAAGAACGGGGGCCCCTTGAAAGTCCTGCACCACATCCCTTAA